In Harmonia axyridis chromosome 6, icHarAxyr1.1, whole genome shotgun sequence, a single window of DNA contains:
- the LOC123682661 gene encoding ATP-sensitive inward rectifier potassium channel 11-like has protein sequence MENFLESYNADIDSTEKSQVSPILTTKKLTPTLFHQPSQRSNGSNGKNRRPFTSPFPEPPRKRIIFKNGTCNVTQHKIAGRHKLKFVQDLFSTLVDAKWRWTLLVFAISFSVSFLGFAMIWWIISISHGDLEPDHMPPLQKKNSWTPCVTEIYNFTSSFLFSVETQITTGYGGRAITEECLDAIIVMCLQSVVGMMIQALMIGIVYAKLTRPKQRAQTLLFSRNAVVCQRDDQLCFIFRIGDMRKSHIIDANVRAQVVACRRTKEGEVLNRFHTELELSSDNVQGNLFFIWPMTIVHVIDENSPFYYLSAGDMLRGNFEVLVSLEGTTENTGQATQARTSYLANEILWGHVFQPIVHYNKERGGYEANYSKFDETRPVDTPLCSAAELYQYRTLQKS, from the exons ATGGAGAATTTTCTTGAAAGTTACAATGCTGACATAGATTCTACAGAAAAGTCTCAAGTCAGTCCCATATTGACTACGAAAAAATTGACTCCCACTCTGTTTCATCAACCCAGCCAGAGGTCTAATGGATCCAACGGTAAAAACAG ACGCCCCTTCACCTCACCCTTTCCAGAACCTCCCCGAAAACGTATCATCTTCAAAAATGGCACTTGCAACGTCACCCAACATAAGATAGCAGGAAGACACAAGCTCAAGTTCGTCCAAGACCTCTTCTCCACTCTGGTAGACGCCAAATGGAGATGGACCCTTCTGGTTTTCGCGATAAGCTTCTCCGTGTCCTTCCTGGGTTTCGCTATGATCTGGTGGATCATCAGCATCAGTCATGGCGATCTGGAACCCGACCACATGCCACCGTTACAGAAGAAGAACAGTTGGACGCCATGCGTTACAGAAATCTACAATTTTACGTCTTCCTTCCTGTTCAGCGTTGAGACGCAGATAACGACGGGTTATGGTGGCAGGGCAATCACTGAGGAGTGTTTGGACGCCATCATTGTGATGTGCTTGCAAAGCGTCGTAG GTATGATGATCCAAGCCCTCATGATAGGCATAGTCTACGCCAAGCTTACCAGACCAAAGCAAAGAGCCCAAACGCTGCTCTTTTCAAGAAACGCAGTGGTTTGCCAAAGAGACGACCAACTGTGCTTCATCTTCAGGATTGGCGACATGAGAAAAAGCCATATAATCGATGCTAACGTCAGAGCACAAGTTGTGGCCTGCAGAAGAACCAAGGAGGGGGAGGTTCTGAATAGATTCCACACAGAATTAGAACTCTCCTCAGACAACGTCCAAGGAAATTTGTTCTTCATCTGGCCAATGACCATAGTTCACGTCATCGACGAAAATTCGCCTTTTTATTACTTGTCAGCTGGCGATATGCTGCGAGGAAATTTCGAGGTTTTGGTCAGCCTTGAAG gaacaaCGGAAAACACTGGCCAAGCGACACAAGCCAGAACTAGTTACCTGGCAAACGAAATACTGTGGGGTCACGTTTTTCAACCAATTGTTCACTACAACAAAGAGAGAGGGGGATATGAGGCCAATTACTCAAAATTTGACGAAACTAGGCCAGTTGATACGCCACTGTGTTCAGCAGCGGAGCTGTATCAGTACCGAACACTACAGAAAAGCTAG
- the LOC123682484 gene encoding ATP-sensitive inward rectifier potassium channel 12 isoform X3 produces the protein MCIFSIISCFRRTFRNNTSRKLRKRAIFKNGDCNIIQSRIENKRRLRFLQDLFTTLVDAQWRWTLIVFSIAFLGSWLGFGLIWWLISFTHGDLEYEHLPDKQEESDWVPCVTQIYDYTSCFLFSIETQHTIGYGGRSTTEECPEAIFIMCLQSIVGMMIQAFMTGIVFAKMTRPKHRTQTLLFSKNAVVCQRDGSLCLMFRVGDMRKSHIIGTNVRAQLIRPRKTREGEILNQFQTELTITADGCDGNIFFIWPMTIVHTIDSSSPFYHLSASDLLQEKFEVVVMLEGTIESTGQSTQARSSYLASEILWGHKFDPIVNYNKERQGYEVNYSMFDNTQPVDTPLCSGAELSEFYKLKDIDINGTNEELLAVEISKE, from the exons atgTGCATTTTTTCTATAATTAGTTGCTTCAG GAGAACCTTCCGGAACAACACCAGCAGAAAACTAAGAAAACGCGCCATCTTCAAGAATGGCGACTGCAACATCATCCAATCCAGAATCGAGAACAAAAGAAGGCTTAGGTTCCTCCAAGACCTCTTCACGACATTGGTTGATGCCCAGTGGAGATGGACCCTCATCGTCTTCTCCATAGCCTTCCTAGGATCCTGGTTGGGCTTTGGTCTCATCTGGTGGCTGATTTCCTTCACTCATGGTGACTTGGAATACGAACATTTGCCAGATAAGCAAGAAGAATCAGACTGGGTGCCTTGCGTAACACAAATCTACGACTACACTTCTTGTTTCTTGTTCAGCATAGAAACCCAGCACACTATTGGTTATGGTGGGAGGTCCACAACTGAAGAATGCCCAGAAGCCATCTTCATAATGTGCCTGCAGAGTATAGTAG GTATGATGATCCAAGCCTTCATGACTGGCATAGTCTTCGCCAAAATGACCAGACCAAAACACAGAACCCAGACCCTGCTCTTCTCGAAGAACGCTGTGGTTTGCCAAAGGGACGGCAGCCTGTGCCTTATGTTCAGAGTTGGAGACATGAGAAAGAGTCACATCATAGGTACCAATGTACGTGCCCAACTTATAAGACCAAGAAAAACGAGGGAGGGGGAAATACTGAATCAATTCCAAACGGAACTGACCATAACTGCAGATGGTTGTGATGGTAACATTTTCTTCATATGGCCTATGACGATTGTACATACCATTGACAGTTCTTCGCCCTTCTATCACCTGTCGGCCAGCGATTTGCTTCAAGAGAAGTTCGAGGTTGTGGTTATGTTAGAAG gTACCATTGAGAGTACAGGACAGTCCACACAGGCGAGGTCCAGTTATTTGGCAAGTGAGATACTGTGGGGTCATAAATTTGATCCCATAGTCAACTATAACAAGGAAAGACAAGGATACGAGGTGAACTACTCTATGTTCGACAACACTCAACCAGTGGATACGCCGCTGTGCTCAGGAGCTGAATTATCTGAGTTTTACAAACTCAAGGATATTGATATAA atggtaCCAATGAGGAATTACTCGCAGTCGAAATAAGCAAAGAATGA
- the LOC123682484 gene encoding G protein-activated inward rectifier potassium channel 3 isoform X1, with protein sequence MSNPKYSPRPRKLFLQPGVLEDEEDVISERSFAGGNLLSPHPYIEITPSAAHNLSRISTQTSLTHVAVSRLDSGRTERRTFRNNTSRKLRKRAIFKNGDCNIIQSRIENKRRLRFLQDLFTTLVDAQWRWTLIVFSIAFLGSWLGFGLIWWLISFTHGDLEYEHLPDKQEESDWVPCVTQIYDYTSCFLFSIETQHTIGYGGRSTTEECPEAIFIMCLQSIVGMMIQAFMTGIVFAKMTRPKHRTQTLLFSKNAVVCQRDGSLCLMFRVGDMRKSHIIGTNVRAQLIRPRKTREGEILNQFQTELTITADGCDGNIFFIWPMTIVHTIDSSSPFYHLSASDLLQEKFEVVVMLEGTIESTGQSTQARSSYLASEILWGHKFDPIVNYNKERQGYEVNYSMFDNTQPVDTPLCSGAELSEFYKLKDIDINGTNEELLAVEISKE encoded by the exons ATGTCGAACCCTAAATACTCTCCAAGACCTCGAAAGCTGTTTCTACAACCAGGAGTTCTTGAGGACGAGGAAGATGTGATAAGCGAAAGAAGTTTCGCTGGTGGTAATCTGTTAAGTCCACATCCTTACATTGAGATTACTCCTTCGGCAGCACACAACCTATCTAGGATCTCCACACAAACATCACTTACCCATGTTGCCGTCAGCAGATTGGACAGTGGAAGAACGGAAag GAGAACCTTCCGGAACAACACCAGCAGAAAACTAAGAAAACGCGCCATCTTCAAGAATGGCGACTGCAACATCATCCAATCCAGAATCGAGAACAAAAGAAGGCTTAGGTTCCTCCAAGACCTCTTCACGACATTGGTTGATGCCCAGTGGAGATGGACCCTCATCGTCTTCTCCATAGCCTTCCTAGGATCCTGGTTGGGCTTTGGTCTCATCTGGTGGCTGATTTCCTTCACTCATGGTGACTTGGAATACGAACATTTGCCAGATAAGCAAGAAGAATCAGACTGGGTGCCTTGCGTAACACAAATCTACGACTACACTTCTTGTTTCTTGTTCAGCATAGAAACCCAGCACACTATTGGTTATGGTGGGAGGTCCACAACTGAAGAATGCCCAGAAGCCATCTTCATAATGTGCCTGCAGAGTATAGTAG GTATGATGATCCAAGCCTTCATGACTGGCATAGTCTTCGCCAAAATGACCAGACCAAAACACAGAACCCAGACCCTGCTCTTCTCGAAGAACGCTGTGGTTTGCCAAAGGGACGGCAGCCTGTGCCTTATGTTCAGAGTTGGAGACATGAGAAAGAGTCACATCATAGGTACCAATGTACGTGCCCAACTTATAAGACCAAGAAAAACGAGGGAGGGGGAAATACTGAATCAATTCCAAACGGAACTGACCATAACTGCAGATGGTTGTGATGGTAACATTTTCTTCATATGGCCTATGACGATTGTACATACCATTGACAGTTCTTCGCCCTTCTATCACCTGTCGGCCAGCGATTTGCTTCAAGAGAAGTTCGAGGTTGTGGTTATGTTAGAAG gTACCATTGAGAGTACAGGACAGTCCACACAGGCGAGGTCCAGTTATTTGGCAAGTGAGATACTGTGGGGTCATAAATTTGATCCCATAGTCAACTATAACAAGGAAAGACAAGGATACGAGGTGAACTACTCTATGTTCGACAACACTCAACCAGTGGATACGCCGCTGTGCTCAGGAGCTGAATTATCTGAGTTTTACAAACTCAAGGATATTGATATAA atggtaCCAATGAGGAATTACTCGCAGTCGAAATAAGCAAAGAATGA
- the LOC123682484 gene encoding G protein-activated inward rectifier potassium channel 3 isoform X2, which translates to MSFNDRNEENQCFFNTGGSTPIIVGKNLTPPLYYVPSTPTSSSSGRRTFRNNTSRKLRKRAIFKNGDCNIIQSRIENKRRLRFLQDLFTTLVDAQWRWTLIVFSIAFLGSWLGFGLIWWLISFTHGDLEYEHLPDKQEESDWVPCVTQIYDYTSCFLFSIETQHTIGYGGRSTTEECPEAIFIMCLQSIVGMMIQAFMTGIVFAKMTRPKHRTQTLLFSKNAVVCQRDGSLCLMFRVGDMRKSHIIGTNVRAQLIRPRKTREGEILNQFQTELTITADGCDGNIFFIWPMTIVHTIDSSSPFYHLSASDLLQEKFEVVVMLEGTIESTGQSTQARSSYLASEILWGHKFDPIVNYNKERQGYEVNYSMFDNTQPVDTPLCSGAELSEFYKLKDIDINGTNEELLAVEISKE; encoded by the exons ATGAGTTTCAACGATAGAAACGAAGAAAATCAGTGTTTCTTCAACACTGGAGGCTCAACGCCCATTATAGTCGGTAAAAATCTAACGCCCCCTCTGTATTATGTGCCTAGTACGCCAACGTCATCCTCATCTGGAAG GAGAACCTTCCGGAACAACACCAGCAGAAAACTAAGAAAACGCGCCATCTTCAAGAATGGCGACTGCAACATCATCCAATCCAGAATCGAGAACAAAAGAAGGCTTAGGTTCCTCCAAGACCTCTTCACGACATTGGTTGATGCCCAGTGGAGATGGACCCTCATCGTCTTCTCCATAGCCTTCCTAGGATCCTGGTTGGGCTTTGGTCTCATCTGGTGGCTGATTTCCTTCACTCATGGTGACTTGGAATACGAACATTTGCCAGATAAGCAAGAAGAATCAGACTGGGTGCCTTGCGTAACACAAATCTACGACTACACTTCTTGTTTCTTGTTCAGCATAGAAACCCAGCACACTATTGGTTATGGTGGGAGGTCCACAACTGAAGAATGCCCAGAAGCCATCTTCATAATGTGCCTGCAGAGTATAGTAG GTATGATGATCCAAGCCTTCATGACTGGCATAGTCTTCGCCAAAATGACCAGACCAAAACACAGAACCCAGACCCTGCTCTTCTCGAAGAACGCTGTGGTTTGCCAAAGGGACGGCAGCCTGTGCCTTATGTTCAGAGTTGGAGACATGAGAAAGAGTCACATCATAGGTACCAATGTACGTGCCCAACTTATAAGACCAAGAAAAACGAGGGAGGGGGAAATACTGAATCAATTCCAAACGGAACTGACCATAACTGCAGATGGTTGTGATGGTAACATTTTCTTCATATGGCCTATGACGATTGTACATACCATTGACAGTTCTTCGCCCTTCTATCACCTGTCGGCCAGCGATTTGCTTCAAGAGAAGTTCGAGGTTGTGGTTATGTTAGAAG gTACCATTGAGAGTACAGGACAGTCCACACAGGCGAGGTCCAGTTATTTGGCAAGTGAGATACTGTGGGGTCATAAATTTGATCCCATAGTCAACTATAACAAGGAAAGACAAGGATACGAGGTGAACTACTCTATGTTCGACAACACTCAACCAGTGGATACGCCGCTGTGCTCAGGAGCTGAATTATCTGAGTTTTACAAACTCAAGGATATTGATATAA atggtaCCAATGAGGAATTACTCGCAGTCGAAATAAGCAAAGAATGA